A stretch of Solenopsis invicta isolate M01_SB chromosome 9, UNIL_Sinv_3.0, whole genome shotgun sequence DNA encodes these proteins:
- the LOC105196844 gene encoding protein naked cuticle homolog 2 produces MATGLVKWWRARFLAGYRPFSVVGTNTEGSDSEELLTGVPTTCNVSSPPTTEAQPILISPVEPPQVTADGSNIPAEPTANDEQPTGGTTKQLSFEEFECDVSVAEGDRRRQEFSFTLYDFDGHGKITKDDIAGLVTTIYDTLGASIQVPPCGSKTIKVKLTVSPDQRASSSSSQAPRNTCLNAAQQTTASPGHQHNPSSCCHVKHPAPCNHAAATVTTRHGASRVPRRRRTTRYRCQTERKEVETHSEDDDENARTNRVQQEELRRRVGPVPHLPSPYSNSSEGDVSDDSDTSPAFSPLTPLLTTNHRKRSGALQRQQLLEIIQANMEKNNLSFHTTRKRPQNEQSCIPSQSPPLETSNHNNQDCHTSLESRQAAVNNQKPNRESTHHSVTFPKTPVKSRSANLRKTRHATPRNNATHSSPQTCTTYSQILNRNVVAPTTVYNDMMHTTSGGNTHRNIVNLVPNNNQQTANQTITNNHNNLQRNDAQFVQTQQCGRASKKHQLKHATREQDQARAMAQVVRWLEREFSQNAVAATSSRKHVHEHIHHHYHHYHAEALV; encoded by the exons TCGTAGGGACCAATACGGAAGGTAGCGATTCTGAAGAATTGCTCACGGGCGTCCCAACAACCTGCAACGTCTCATCACCACCGACGACGGAGGCGCAACCGATTTTAATTTCCCCCGTGGAGCCGCCGCAGGTCACAGCTGATGGCTCTAATATACCTGCAGAACCTACCGCTAACGATGAACAGCCAACTGGCGGTACAACAAAACAGCTTAGTTTCGAG GAATTTGAGTGCGACGTATCAGTCGCGGAAGGTGATAGGAGGCGGCAGGAATTTTCTTTTACTCTGTATGATTTCGACGGACATGGAAAGATCACCAAGGACGACATAGCCGGTCTAGTAACCACCATTTACGATACACTAGGCGCTTCAATACAAGTACCGCCGTGTGGCAGCAAGACGATTAAGGTGAAACTGACGGTGTCACCGGATCAGCGAgctagcagcagcagcagccagGCACCGCGCAATACCTGCTTAAATGCTGCACAGCAGACCACAGCGTCACCCGGTCATCAGCACAACCCATCGTCCTGTTGCCACGTGAAGCATCCTGCCCCGTGCAACCATGCGGCCGCCACCGTCACCACTCGGCATGGCGCAAGCAGAGTTCCTAGAAGGAGAAGAACAACGCGATATCGTTGTCAG ACTGAGCGGAAAGAAGTGGAGACCCACAGCGAAGATGACGATGAAAATGCCCGAACGAATCGAGTGCAGCAAGAGGAGCTACGTAGAAGAGTCGGTCCAGTACCTCATTTACCATCTCCCTATTCAAACAGCTCAGAGGGTGATGTGAGCGATGATAGTGACACTTCCCCTGCGTTCTCGCCGTTAACGCCGCTTCTTACGACGAATCATAGGAAACGCAGTGGCGCCTTACAAAGACAGCAATTGCTGGAAATTATTCAGGCCAACATGGAGAAAAACAATCTCAGTTTTCACACAACAAG gaAACGGCCTCAAAACGAACAATCGTGCATTCCATCTCAAAGTCCTCCTCTAGAAACTTCGAATCACAATAATCAGGACTGTCACACGTCTCTGGAGTCTCGTCAAGCGGCCGTGAACAATCAAAAGCCAAACCGGGAAAGTACTCATCATTCCGTGACGTTTCCCAAAACACCGGTCAAATCACGATCGGCGAATCTTAGAAAAACGCGACACGCGACACCAAGGAACAATGCAACACATTCCTCTCCCCAGACCTGTACAACGTATTCGCAAATATTGAATCGTAACGTGGTCGCGCCAACAACGGTCTATAATGATATGATGCACACTACCAGCGGCGGCAATACTCATCGGAACATTGTCAATCTCGTGCCTAACAATAATCAGCAAACGGCTAATCAGACAATTACCAACAATCATAACAACTTGCAGCGTAACGATGCGCAATTCGTTCAAACACAACAATGCGGCAGAGCGAGCAAGAAACATCAACTAAAGCACGCTACGCGAGAACAGGACCAGGCACGGGCGATGGCCCAGGTCGTGCGTTGGCTTGAACGTGAATTCTCGCAGAACGCAGTAGCAGCTACATCCAGCCGAAAGCACGTCCATGAGCATATACaccatcattatcatcattatcacgCCGAAGCTCTGGTTTAA